The genomic stretch CAAACATACAGAGGAGGCCAAAAGCCAAAACATCTGAaatgataaaaagtaaaaacattaaatccaattccaaaatcaaataattcaatcaattcaaataatcaataatcaaataTTCTCTATAATAAATCAAGCATATTCAAAATCAAGTACCGGTACTTCAAATAATCAATGTCAATAAATCAAATAATCCATTAGCAAAATAAAGGCAAATTAAACTCAATTACTGAATGCATTTAACCATaatttacaacataaaataataatcacctCAGTAGATATTTAGCATCTCGTGGAGAGCTGAGCACCCTGCACCACACCGACAACCTCTTCTGGCAACAGCATACAGCAGACTTGTCAGAAGGACAGCAGCTCACCCCTTTATACCCCATGGCCCCTCCCACTAGACAGGCCCAATCAACAGGGGGATTATAATACTGTGGCATTTTGCAAATAAACCATGAATAAACTCATCAAAAGTTCGGCATGCACGTTAAAGTTAACTTCATCTTGAAGATCAGTGATTTCCACTAGTACATTTAGGCTTGTCGCCCTTTAATGTCCAATGTCAATGTCCAGTGTCCTCCTTTGACACAAGGGAAAATGGTTTGGCCCAAACTGGGCCAATTAGTGGCAGCAGGTGTTTCCTGACACCATATTTAAAGCCCTCAGCCCTACCCTGACTCTTTTAGTCTGCAGTACAGAGCCATGGTGAGAGGGAGAGACCGTTTGTGAGTATTTGTTTGTTACTTAAATAAAGAGCCTGAATATACTGTATGCTTGAAGTTTTTCTGTTCATACACTATCCATCAATGTGCGCTATTGATAGGCAGTTAAACAGACAGGGACAGTGGTCAAACTGTCACATcacctccctcctctccagGAACTGCAAGTTCAGATAGGCGGGACAGGTAATCGGCAAGCAAGTTCGTTTTTCCAGCTCTGTGAGTAATATTGAAGCAATATGGCTGTAATGCCAAGTACCATCTGGTGACACGGGAGTTCTTATCCCTCATGGAGTTGATCCAGCTTAATGCCCGGTGGTCCGTTTCCAAATCAAAGGTCCGTCCAAGAAGATATCATGGGGCATGTTCTCAAGAACCCCCACACGGAGCAAGAAAGCCTGGTCTTCAATGACGACGGTCACATCAGTCACTGGATATCTTCTTTGATCACCATGGACACACTGTATGGCTGTGGCATGCTGATAGTCAAGATTGCCAAGCAAGACAAAGGAATGGTTAAGCAGTGTCATAGAGCTACCTGTGTCAAGTAGTGCTTGCACTGGACGACCGTTAACACGAGCTGGGATCATGAGAGGCTCAGTGTCAGGTTCAAGCTCAGGTTCAAGATACGGTGCCACAACTGAAGCTGGAAGAGATGGATGTGGCACATAACAGAAGCTGGACAGTTTGGGCCCTTTCAAAGGACAGACTGAGGCCCGATGCCCTGGCTGTTGACAGTGGTAGCAGATGAGATCCTTCACTGGACCCGGTCTCCAGAATCCTTTCTTCTCCCCAAAGGTGCCTGGAACACTCACGGGACCACTGGCTCTGTGCTCACCTCCTTTGTGAGACACGTCAGCTGCCCCTTGGGCTGCTACTCGGGTATTCTGTTGCCTTGGCATTCTGAGACCTTTGTGAGCATTCAAGTACTGGCCTGCAAGCTTAGCCGCAGTAAGTCCATCTTCTGGCTCGTGTTCCTTGACCCAGGTCTTCATTTCATTGGGAAGCATGCGAAGCATTTGCTCAAGAATGACAAGCTCGGCGATGTCATCTTTGGACTGCTGCTCTGGCTTGATCCATCTTCTGTAGAGTCCTTTGAGTCTGTTATAAGTCTCTTTGGGAGATTCACCAGGGGGTATGTAGGTTGACCGGAACTGAAGTCTATATGTCTCAGGGGAGATGTCGAATTTTGCAAGGAGTGCTTCTTTAAGGCTAGCGTAGACGTTggagtcgtcttcctccatcgCGGAGTAGGCATCCAGGGCTTTACCTGTCAAGAGAGGAATGAGCCGACAAGCCCATTCAGATGGAGGCCAGCCCCAGGTGCGAGCGATCCGCTCAAAGCGCACCAGAAAGTTCTCAATGTCCTCTCCCTCTTGGAAAGGAAGCATCTTTGGACCTGGACGCAGAGGTGTGTTGGGAGAATCTCTGGACGGAGACGGAGGAGGATTTGGTGTTGAAGCTTGAGATTTGGGagtggctgtgtgtgtctgtgggcaTCTGCACACGAAGACTACCATCAGAAAAAAGGTTAAGAGGAGGGTTAGCATTTTGGCTATCAGGTGAGGCAGTTATGTTAGGCACGGTAATGGCAGTTTTTAACTGCTGAATTTCTCGGACCAATACACCCTCCCTACGTTGCTGGCCAATCAAAAAGTCTTTGAACATGTCAACCAGTGTAGGTTCACCTGGCATTGTTGTAGTCCTCGGTGGCTCAGCAGACCACCTAGCCTTTCTAGACCCCCTTTTGTCCCGCTTAGGCCTAACCCCCAAGTTCTCATAACATTGAACATCTTCTTCAGACTCCTCGGTGTTCCATCCAAATCTTTCACGATCCTCAACAATGGCCGCCGCTCCTTCCAGCTCCATAGCCCTGGCCCTCGGATTGGCCACCTCTTCAGCCTCCTCTGTAGTTGCTAGCACTGACACTTGGGATCGTAACCCACTTCTCGCTCTGCCTCTGCCAGGCTTGTTAAAACCTCTGCGGCCTGCCATCCCACCACTGCCACCAATTGTCACACCCCGCCTCGGGTGAAGGTAATGTTACCTTAATAAACCGGACTTTCAAAGCCAAAGGATGGCAAGGCACACAGTTGCAAATCggtttttaacaatatttattCTCCCAAAGTGTCAGATAAGTGCCAAACATACAGAGGAGGCCAAAAGCCAAACATCTGAaatgataaaaagtaaaaacattaaatccaattccaaaatcaaataattcaatcaattcaaataatcaataatcaaataTTCTCTATAATAAATCAAGCATATTCAAAATCAAGTACCGGTACTTCAAATAATCAATGTCAATAAATCAAATAATCCATTAGCAAAATAAAGGCAAATTAAACTCAATTACTGAATGCATTTAACCATaatttacaacataaaataataatcacctCAGTAGATATTTAGCATCTCGTGGAGAGCTGAGCACCCTGCACCACACCGACAACCTCTTCTGGCAACAGCATACAGCAGACTTGTCAGAAGGACAGCAGCTCACCCCTTTATACCCCATGGCCCCTCCCACTAGACAGGCCCAATCAACAGGGGGATTATAATACTGTGGCATTTTGCAAATAAACCATGAATAAACTCATCAAAAGTTCGGCATGCATGTTAAAGTTAACTTCATCTTGAAGATCAGTGATTTCCACTAGTACATTTAGGCTTGTCGCCCTGTCCAATGTCAATGTCCAGTGTCCTCCTTTGACACAAGGGAAAATGGTTTGGCCCAAAATGGGCCAATTAGTGGCAGCAGGTGTTTCCTGACACCATATTTAAAGCCCTCAGCCCTACCCTGACTCTTTTAGTCTGCAGTACAGA from Centropristis striata isolate RG_2023a ecotype Rhode Island unplaced genomic scaffold, C.striata_1.0 Scaffold_25, whole genome shotgun sequence encodes the following:
- the LOC131967749 gene encoding uncharacterized protein LOC131967749; translation: MLTLLLTFFLMVVFVCRCPQTHTATPKSQASTPNPPPSPSRDSPNTPLRPGPKMLPFQEGEDIENFLVRFERIARTWGWPPSEWACRLIPLLTGKALDAYSAMEEDDSNVYASLKEALLAKFDISPETYRLQFRSTYIPPGESPKETYNRLKGLYRRWIKPEQQSKDDIAELVILEQMLRMLPNEMKTWVKEHEPEDGLTAAKLAGQYLNAHKGLRMPRQQNTRVAAQGAADVSHKGGEHRASGPVSVPGTFGEKKGFWRPGPVKDLICYHCQQPGHRASVCPLKGPKLSSFCYVPHPSLPASVVAPYLEPELEPDTEPLMIPARVNGRPVQALLDTGSSMTLLNHSFVLLGNLDYQHATAIQCVHGDQRRYPVTDVTVVIEDQAFLLRVGVLENMPHDIFLDGPLIWKRTTGH